GCAAAATCTATTTTCTACTTTTGTATTATCTTATTATATAGGTATGGCATTACACTAACGCCTGGTTCACAGTGCGACGCTGGCACGAGCGTCGCGCGAGCGCCCTGAacgctgacgatgagcgagcgtcagcgtcacactgtgaaTATGTCAGCGTCCTCGACACTCGCAAGACGCTCGCACGATGCTAGGCGGGCGtccacgacgctggaataAAGAAAATTTATAATCGAGCGTCCTATCTTGAAGTGACCCAGCGTCCGATAACAACACGTGCTCCATTTCAAacaatcgaaagtcagtcaTTGGAGGTATCTGGAATATTCTATTCGTACAAATGGCATCAATCATTGATTCGTTgatggaagttttcattgagtgaGTGCGTGGTTTTTCTGCGTTTGGAAAGTTTAGTCAAAGGACTACAAGGACATAAGaatgaaagaaaacgcttgatcAAGACTACGGCGAAGCAgcgcaacaaaagcaaaacgtgATCGTCTATGTCTGTCGCGAGTGCATTGTACACATGTAGTTACTTTTCAGCGCCATACCACTGTCGCAGTGTCTTCTTTGTAcgatggacgctcgtcagaAGCAATAGTGTGAATAGTAAAACGCGAGCGTCTTTGCTGACGCTCGTCTGAACgtccttgtcagcgtccaggacgctcgcaggacgctgtgccagcgtcgtactgtgaaccgggatTAAGGCTCCACCGCTGAAAACCGCCATATCCTAACCGGCCGATCATTCTCGTTGAAGTCACCAATCAATCACCAGCCTTCAGCGCATGAAATTCATTATTTGACCGTCGCCATGAAGACGTCGACGATCTCCTACGTGATTGCCAAACTAATGCGGTTTAACGCAGTTAGGCAGAGTTGACTCCACTCTGGAACGTAGCGCGCGCATCGCAAAAAGGTGTATATGCGTAGCCCTGCAGCCGCAACTGTGTCATTGCGCTCATAGCCTATGTGACAGCCAACGCAGTGTCGCTTTCCTTCTTCATTTCTATGTCCGAGCACACGGCCGTCACCATCGCCCTCAGTGAGCTCAAGTCGCTTATGGCTGAGACAGCCAGGAAAGCAGTTCGAGCCGAGGTGGCAGCTATTCCGTCGCAACATCCTCAGCGTCATTCGGATCGTGCTATGGAGGAGCAAGCAGGTTAAAAGACACACGCATTCGCATGTTGCGATGTTTTCGTTCCTCTGTATTGATTGTCCACTAGCCCTATCTTCACcgtttctttctttcttctcttctctgcATGCGCAGGGACGCCAGATGCGGCAACTTGCTATGATTTCATGGGCTCTCGGCGACTGCGCTGGTCTGGTCATGTTTTTTTTTGCTTGTCGTTGTGGCGCCTCACGCGGGCACTTGGAACCTGCCAAGGGTCTTTGGCATGCCGTTCCTCAGGCGTTACTTCTTGAGTGGTCCGACTGGGCTTTTCTGAAAGGCGCTTGTTACATGCCGTTTTCAGGCAATATCTCCTGTATTAGCTCTCTGCGAGATCACCTGGAAGCATACATTAACTGATTCAGGACGCCAACAAAGCGTCACTTATTCCGTTGGTCAATCCGGAACTTCGACGGATTATCTATTTAACATATGCATTAATCAGTAGCCAAGTTACGCTATTGGTCATATTTGCACACCTATTGCATGTCGTGTCCTGTGCATGTCGGTCCGTGATTCCACATCGCCTGGTGCACGTTCTCGTCTACTTGGTCGCTAGTACTGTCCGCTGTGCAATTTATACAGGTTACTTATAGAGGTAAGGGCATCTGCTAAATACTGGCGTTGTCGACAGTCGTGTTGCCTTTTTAGTTCTCTGCTGTCTCCCACACATTAATCGCGCCTCATTCCGATGATTGTGCCGGCCTTGCGCGCGGCTGTAACCTTAGCGCGGTCCATCTAACGGGCTTCTACTCAGCGGTGGCAGCTTCCTCTTTTGCGTGCGTCAGCGGCATCTGTGTGTGGCAGCGCTAATAACCTAATGTGCGTCTGCGCAAGCAACAGAGCCCCAGTGTGCTCACGTATTGACGCCGAGGCATTGTCGATATTTTAGGTCAAACTTTGGGCGTCCCGCCTTATACGCCAGCGCTGCAAGAGGTCAACCTAATCAGCCCGGGTGAGACTTTGGACTCACCTTGCGGCCTTCAGGCGCCATATTTGCTTGCTGCTGGGTCATGTATAGTTGGTGAAAGCACGGTACCCAATCCGGCAAGCGTCGTTTGCCAAATCCACGCACTGGAGTACGTGAAATTTGCCGAACTCTTACCTGACAACTTGGAGATGCTCAGGCGTATGCAAAGTTTACAAGCGTAGCAAGGTGAAGCGCCCAGCGTTCGCCGTCTCCGTCAGATAATTGGCATACCGACCTGGGTACAGTGTTTTCCTGTGTACGAAGGCGTTCTCCTACAGCGCCACCCTGGCAGAGTGCTCGATCTCCTGGAATACTTGCGGCTAGTCGTGCACGAGGCGCAGTGCCACAGCCGGACGGGTTGGCTCCTCTATGATGCAAGGTTCCGACAGCTAGCGGCGGCCAATCACTCGCTCTCGTGGAGTCAGCTCTACCCATCGCTATATGCGTCAACCATTCTGGCGATGTACCATGCACGCTCCTCCCGCTGCCAACACTGCCTGGAAGCCGACCACCCTGCCTCATCGTGTGCTTTGGAGCCAGAGCCATCTCTCCTGCAGCTACTTTCCAGAGCAGCTGCTCCCGTCTCCAAGCTAATCAGCGGTTGAGGTAGTGCGTACGCACAGCACAATCGGTCTATGGGAGGCTTTGCCGGTCACAAACCTGTCTGCCTTAACTACAATTTTGCCTGGTGCAGCGCCTTCCCATACTACGCGTACCGTCATGTGTGCCTGCAATTTCGACGCTTTCACAAGCTGCCAGAGTGCCTAGAAGCATCCGCAAGCTTAGCCGCTTCCAAAAGCCAGCAGAGGTCTGGCGGTGAGCAGAAGATGCAACCTCAATGGAGAGATCAGCTCGGCAGCAGTAGGTCAGCCACGCCCCTAGAGCGGAAGCGGACTTTGTTTATGGGTGTAGCGTACTATCGAATGTGCGTTCTGTCATGTGGAGGTTTATTGGTTCAATCATTACTGCTCTTCTgtagaaaatagaaatgtgTCACGTGTTTTACCGCATCACTTAGTCGTACAGTCCGAGTTGTCTCTAGCTGGTCTTTTGACGTTACGGTAGTTGCAATGTTGTATATATCACTCTACGCTCACAGGTATGTCAAACTCGTCAGCCCAAGATTAAAGAACAAACTTAGTTTGGGCCGGGATCCGGGCCTAAAAGTACCCGTTTCCTGAAACACAAAACCAGAAGCAAGTGGTGCATGCGCAGAGGCCAGGGTCTCGACCTTCGCGCACGGCCACACTTTCCGACAAGGcaggtgtggtgtggtgtagtgcAGGAACATCTCAACGAGTGAAGTTAAGGCGTCAACGACGCGTTATCAGACGCCAAACTCAATAGTTCTGACACACAGTATTCTAACCAAATTTTCTAGTAGTCCTGAACCGGACTATATGTAAAGAGGGAGTTGTGTAGGAACCATCCGGGATGAAAACAATAATAAGGGAATTGTTGAGTTGACAATATACCAGTTATTAAGTGAGGCGTCTACAATAGCCATGAAACTGTTTAGCCTCGTTCCCAGACTCTCTTGCGCCAATCTTTTCCGGTGCCTATATGTGCATTTTAAGCGCGAGAGAGTCCTTATCATCCcacctacttcctgccatctCTCCTACTAACTGCTGATAAGTGGACTACTAAATGGTatccccaacgtcatcaagtgtcccgtaacttcaaaatcaaattaattTTAGCTAAAACTAATCCAATAAAAgtaccacacgggatgctatgaccattgtttggtgtttgtggtaTTATTCAcgacttgcagacaactgaagcatgttgaaaggTAAGTCTaaggagtgttggtgacggttATCGTGTAgacttgtagtctgagatctacaattggcgaaGTGATAAACTTCTAGGTATTTTACACGCATATCTCCTATGtggccattagcgtttgcgcgcagactctATTCTATagaaaaagcgcgcaatgacaaggaaaggggttgatcttgacatgaaaatacggtctggagggtcaacttgaagcttcctaCCCTTTTCTTTCGCAAAAATATGTATTTGCTTTTAAACTTGAAGACTTCTCAAAAATAGACCGTAGTGTCGTGTCAAGATCAACTCCTTCTCTTGtaattgcgcgctttttgctataGAATAGAGTCTTCGCACAAACGCGAATGGCCGCAAACGAGATGCGCGTATGAATTACGTATAAgttcatcactccgccaattgtagatctcagactacaagcctacacgacacccatCATCAACACTCcttagacttaccttttcaacttGCTTCAGCTGTCTGTAAGTCCTGGAaaatgccacaaacaccaaacaatggtcatagcacgCCATGTGGTACGTCTATTAGATTAGCTATAAatctaatttaattttaaagttACGGGTCACTTGATGACGTTAGGGGTGCATGACATTTAGTGACGTTGGGGTACTATTTAGCTAATGTATCAGCAGTTAGTAAAGAGACGGCAGGAAGTAGGTCAGGATGATATCAGATTCTCTCGCGCGTGGGATTGTTATACGGGCACTGGACAAGACttgcgcgagagagtctggggacgaggctagaaactgtttaattaacacattttTACCAACATCGTTTAGAATTACGTTTTACGTCAGAAGTATAGCGTGCAACTGTAAAACTTCTAATGATCGGAGTCCAGCAAACTTTACGTAAGTGTCAAcataaattagttattaatattgaatttttatttctttagCAAATTGAGGTAATtgatataattttatttatttgataGGTTTAATGTACCATGAGAGCCATTTTGCATCAACGTCGCTCCGTATCTTCCTCCCCGAAATCCAATTCCGTTTACAGAGATTTTACTTGACGTTTGTCCCACATGTACCTACATACAATTGTGGGTTGTATTACAATTCTACGCACTGAAAGAGTATATAGTGCATactatttgtttgcttctaAAGACTATGATTCCACCACTATCTCCATTCCAAGGAGCGGCAGTAATGGTTGCTCGAGCTTTCAATGTGACATTTTCAAAGTGTGGTACCGTCACTACTTGACAGCGATTATTTCCTGTTGAGTTGCAATTAAAAGTTAACTCAGTGTTGATGGTTATAATAGAGTTTTTGTGGTCAACATATACTATTCTTGCAAACAATGATTGACTATCATTAGATCCTTTCATCTGAATAATGTAGACTTCCTTTCCAGTAGTGAATATCTCTGTACAGCTGACTTCTATTTTTGTGCTGCCTTTGGTGGATATCTGGAGAACTCGAGCATATCTGTTCACTTTTATAGTCTCGGCCTCGTTCACAACTAGGGTTCCGTCTAGGCCAGTGCCGAAATGTTTAAGTAGCAGTGGAGTGGACTCGCCAGTAGTGTTTGTTGAAGTTGTACTTGTTGGCTACAAATACAAGAATGGTATGTGTGCGTATTCAATCTTACGTTAGTCTAGAACACTGTAAACTGTAGTGAAAGCTAGAGTAATACTATATATACACTAGCCCtcacccgccctatgggcggtaggAATTGCTCTAACACGTAGATAGTAGCTACCTATAAGCGAagaaaatgtaaaaattaacTTTCACCAGTCGTCCATTATTTGACACTTAGGTAGCcccatctcacaatctcactgtagggcggctccacgtgttactctagagacaaaatctacGCAAAAggacgcacacacgcacacacacaaaccccccccccacacacacacacacacctatttGGTAAGTATTCAATCTACTCAAATGCAGCGCACGTTAGAACGTATAATACACGCGTTCTAATGCTTTAGTTAAACTGTGACCGCAGCAGGTGCATCTTCCACTTTAGCATACCAGTAAAGAATGGCGTGACTGGCAAGGCTACGTCACATCACCCCGCCCTACGAGTAGTATCACTTTATCTACGCACGTGTACAATACACTCGTCCTGGTACTCTACTCATCTTACACACTCCAGACAGCGAAGGTTGGACTCTATGCATTCCCCTTCTCAGACTTTTCCCACACAAAACGTCATGCTATATTCGTGGAGAACGACGCCACTTCCGCAATGAAGATGCGCCTTCCTTGAAATACTTAAagatagacggacggacgcacgcacgatCACGCGGCCCGGTGAACCGGCTTCACacctctgactgcagcgggcgcatcttgcactctactctAGACCAGAGGATGTCTTAAAGTGGCTGGCGAacacacgtcacatccgcttagtcggttaattaattgaacaaacaaactccggcgcaTCTCATTCTAGGCCTCCGAAGTCTTgtttctggccgtcggaggcagtccGGGCAAAATCCGATTTGACCGTTCGACTCCGACGGCCGATCTTGTCCCTTCCGCCTTTCAcaacgatccgagaccggcgtcggctagatcggcgcgttacagacatctatccagacggacagacgaaagcgtgggttggcgtattatagtataggactAGTACTACACTatacccgccctatgggcgttGGCAATCTGGGTGGTGCCAATCTATTGTTGTACGccatttctgcaaagaagaagcaccttccgtgacacacggacgcacgcacgcatgcacgcaaaAGCGGCCCAGTGAGCCGGCGCATCTCGCACTCGGGGAATTGGAGGATGGcatacagtggctggcgagcccAAGTCACATCCACACactcggttaattaattgagcaaacaaactccggctcatctcatttcagaacgccaaagtctcgtttctggccaTAAACAAACTCCCGCATATTTCAATCTCCCGCGTATCTCAATTCACGTCACATCGGCATACTCggcacttccgcgaagacacattCGCGTAGCAATTTAATTTTAGGTTAATTTCAGTCCTCATAgcaatccgacgcgaccgttcgtctcagactacgcattttccagcattcccatctcagactcttcccacataaaacgtcatgatctattcgtgggAATGACGTCACTTCTGCAAAGACACATTCAGtaacacacggacggacgcacgcaccAGCGGCCCAGCGAGCCGGCCACTCACTCCGACTACACTCGCGCATCCTCACACTGTAGATGAGAGAATTAGAACGGCGTACAATAGCGGATGTCATGTGCGTCCACCCGCATACTCGGTCAATTGACTAGACAAACTCCCgagcatctcatttcaggccgtcAAAGTTTCGTTTCGGGCTGTCGAAAGCGGTCGAGGCGAAATCCAACGCGAATGTTCGTCTTGGACTCACGATCTCGACCGGCCCACCGCGTTTCACGACGATCCGAGAGCAGCGTCGTGTCGATCACCGTgttacagacatgtggacagacggaagtgggcgcTCCCGAGCGTTCGCGTATTATAGTTGGCGatcgaagcgagcctctctctgtCATgccaattgagctcgagatataatatatttatatattcatatatatatacatatatatatatatatatatatatatatatatatatatacgttcgtcagcacttgtcataaggatttacggcaaaacgaaGAGACGTATAGACAAAACGTCGATGCCAGGTGAATGCAATTTGGACTCGGTAACAtgtgcgctaaaaattgaagcaagggtcTCCTTTCGAGGAGTCGACTCaaatgtaatttcttggcgagaagagtgaaataACTCTAGATTTTGCTCTCGTACGCGACCAATAAGGAATTAAGACTAACgtgtgacaaacggaatggaaaagaaaagctaaaagaagagaaaagtatgttttttgagtttccgcgcgttactttgacagaaattattgcgaTGCAACAAATGTCACGtgaattgtaatttgttggcgagaagagtgaaacaactctcgattttgctcccttacgcaactaaagagcaaagaacactgatgcgtgacaaaaAATGAttgaaaaggaaaagctaaaagaagagaagagtcTGTTTTTTAAGTTTcagcgcgttactttgacagaaattattgctacgcaaccattatcacgtaactacgcgaccattgttacgcgactatctcagtaaacaaGTGAAACGATTGAAGaatgaacgaagaattgaagacaactatagtattttgcgttcaattatccgattcaggcaaacaattatccgaattgggcgttcagttatccgattcgggcattcaattatccaactAACAGGCATTCAATTAGCCTATGTCCTGTcttaagcccggttcacagtacgacgctggcacgagcgtcgtgcgagcgtcctggacgctgacgatgagcgagcgtcagggtcacactgtgaacatgtcagcgtccCGACGACGCTTGCCCGACGGTAGGCGAGCGTtcacgacgctggaatagagaaagcTCTAATCGAGCGTCCTAGCCGGAAGTCACCCAGCGTACGATAACGTCACGTGCTCCGTctcaaccaatcgaaagtcagtcactGGACGTATCCaggatattctattcgttcacatggcatcgatcattgattcgtcgatggaagttttcattgagtgtgtgcgtgatattccctgcgtttggcaagttcagtcaaaggaGTACAAGGACAtaggatgaaagaaaacgcttgatcgagactacggcgcagcagtacagcaaaagcaaaacgtcgtcgtccatgtctgtcgcgaGTACATTATACACACGTCGTTACTTTGCAGCGACCGACCAatgtcgcagtgtgttctttgtgcgatggacgctcgtcagacgcaatactgtgaatggtcCAGCGCCAGCGTCTTCGCTGACGCTTGTGTGAGCGTCCTTAattgtcagcgtccaggacgctcgcaggacTCTGTGCCatcgtcgtactgtgaaccgggctttagaagtaccaaatttatagaaataataatttttttctttgtaaaccgcgcacatttctttcatgacgtctttctataaTGCTCGCTCGGAACCAGCCCGCGCgttatctttcaaaacaagacCCGGGTTAACTGCATCTCGTTGTGTTACAATGTCCCTTGTTCGGGTGCTTGATATGTCAACTACTTTGCTGATAATCTGTGTAGCCTCCAGACCTTTTTCTTCTCCATTGTCGCAACGTGTAGTAAAGAGAAGGTTTGGAGCATGAATTCAACGATAGGTAGGATGTAACAGAGGACGAGTTTTCGTAGGAGAAGGACGGAAGTGGACGCACTTTGATGCTGTCACCGCCACGGCGCCTCACTTCGTGAATTTCGTCTCAGGAAACGAGATGACCAGCTAACCTGTTTCAATCAGCATAAGATGCAGTGTATCTTAGTCAATTGCTAACAGCAGTTTGCGTTGGTCTCGTGATTTCTTTTGCACAGGAGAGAAAGATGAAACGGGGGAAATGGCTGATCTTGAAATGCACGGTGTGCAGTAAGTACATTCACTACGAAGTACGGGCGCTTGTGTATGAATCTTCAGGCCTTCAGGTGTGCGTTGATTCTTTTGCAGGCGATTTATTGTCGTTTAGGATAAAGGAAAGGCGATTTATGTCTAGATGGTTTAGCGCCTTGCTGGTTCGGGGCCAACTTTTGAACCTCCTGTGCATTTAGCTCCACCGCTAGAAGGCAATTTGTTTCCCTCAtgctattgcattgatgtttttcttttcacGTTACAAGAGTAGCACCAAACCGTTGTTTGTGAGGGTGTTTATCAGTTGCATGAAATATGAGTTTCGTCGACTTGGATCAGCCCTTGTGACACAGCAAGGCGGGGCTGATGGTGTAGTAGGCGGGACTTACGCTTTTGAGCTTGGCCAGATGCGTAGCTATACTCATCGTTCCGTGTATTTCAGCAAGTAAACGTTGTACAATCACTCTTACAAGTTTTGCAACGTTGTACAAGCACATTTACTCTATTGTACCTGTAGCTAAACGTTGCTATGTCGGGAAGAGAACGTCGAACACCTAAAGGGGTCATTGTCGTGAAATCTTACCATGGCATTGCAGGTAACCCAGCGTGAGCATTCACATTCGACAACAGCTATTAAGTCAAGACAACCGATCGTTTTCGCTGATCTATTGCGCTTTGGCATTATCCGggtacttttgaaagatagactACATGCTTGTTAGTAGACtgtcacgtttcagctgaacaataatgattgattcaagaaaggtgggaaggcaaAGTAgaaagtagtgaaattcgagctcttgattagctaaaacccgctacgacgcatgatggactgttgcatatGGTACAGTttcacgcaggacgcgcgttttacaaagtatgcggattacaccacgattgacggagcaaggcgttgttgtaggctccctagatatgtagatttagttcgctcacaacagcttaggtagacctccgcggaaacgtgggacagcAAGATTAGTGTAAAgaaaattatcgtacaacacacgctaaaaattcacgctaaagtcaagattaattacaaattattgcgtctatacagctgatgaatgatgatatttgagcagcttcccaaccgcagactatgtaagttattcagttttccatgatattgcagaacagccgtaagcaacggataattgtcAACGCCTGAATCGTATaattgaacgcccaattcggataattgattgcctgaatcggataattgaatgccgagttcggataactgaacaccagatttggataattgaacgcaaaatactatagaagagcaactgaaagtctgtttcctgagtccCCGCGTTCGTTTGACAGAAAAcgttgctacgtaacgcaaccattgttacgcgaataggtaaagacagaacaccatcgctcgccaaacacaatgctaacggAGCATATACGAGTATAAAATAGTTTGTGTGACTAAGTGTGTGGTCTACAgttgtgcgcgtgcgcgtgtgcgcgcgtgtgcatgtgggtgtgtgtgtttgtgtgtgtgtgtgtgtgtgtgtgtgtgtgtgtgtgtgtgtgtgtgtgtgtgtgtgtgtg
The sequence above is drawn from the Corticium candelabrum chromosome 8, ooCorCand1.1, whole genome shotgun sequence genome and encodes:
- the LOC134183391 gene encoding uncharacterized protein LOC134183391 isoform X1, coding for MSNLLLLTLIASVLNLASAIDTDVLRSKNSGDTTLQQLCQSLTTDSKIPPTSTTSTNTTGESTPLLLKHFGTGLDGTLVVNEAETIKVNRYARVLQISTKGSTKIEVSCTEIFTTGKEVYIIQMKGSNDSQSLFARIVYVDHKNSIITINTELTFNCNSTGNNRCQVVTVPHFENVTLKARATITAAPWNGDSGGIIVFRSKQIVHVGQTSSKISVNGIGFRGGRYGATLMQNGSHGTLNLSNK
- the LOC134183391 gene encoding uncharacterized protein LOC134183391 isoform X2, with the protein product MTEMGNSQPTSTTSTNTTGESTPLLLKHFGTGLDGTLVVNEAETIKVNRYARVLQISTKGSTKIEVSCTEIFTTGKEVYIIQMKGSNDSQSLFARIVYVDHKNSIITINTELTFNCNSTGNNRCQVVTVPHFENVTLKARATITAAPWNGDSGGIIVFRSKQIVHVGQTSSKISVNGIGFRGGRYGATLMQNGSHGTLNLSNK